The Nicotiana tabacum cultivar K326 chromosome 1, ASM71507v2, whole genome shotgun sequence genome segment TAACTTTTCCTTCACACTGTTGGGATGCAGTAAAACATGATATGGAGCCTTAAATACGGAGGAGTTCTAGTTCATCCTTCATAGTTTTGATTCAAAGAAAGGAGTATAAACGAACATTAGTAGTTAGGGCCTTACAAGTCTGGTGGGTAGTGTTCACAAGATTATTGTATTACTGAGGCTTAAAGGGGTAGCAGATAAGCTGATATTTAATTCACAGATCTTAGGTGTCAGCCTTTTTCATATGTTACATGGAGCCTCTGGTTGATGTCCCTCACCGGCATCGAGACAAGACATGGCTACGACATGGGATACGTGCCATATTCGATCAAGCCAAAGTCACCATGTCGATGTTTTGTTAGCTCTATCAGGATTATGGTCAGAGTGGAACCAGAAGAATCGTATTTTCTTGAActattttcttttgttcttttggtTGTCCTCTGTATGCTCTCCCTGTTCATGATCATATTCTTTGTCCCATAACAGCGTCAATGACTTTCTTTGGATTTCTCTCGTTTGCAGCAGCTTTTTCCTCTTAATTAATCTTCTGTGAGAATTTTGTCCATTTCTTTAGTTCTTTATTTGTTATATTGTAAGATGTCATATGGTTCTTTCTTGACTGTCGTAGTTTAATGGTTAAATAAAATCATCTCATTTTGCTTTCTCTTCTTCTATTGCTcctcatttttttgaaaaaactgtACTTTAAGTGCTGGGTTTCTCTCTGTTTTTCCAAATTATATCTAGCTTAAGAGATGTAATTTTCTGTAAATTTTGTTTCCTTTAAGGTTCTTATGTTTTGTGGGCTGTCTTAGACTTATAGATCGTCTTCTACAGCCACTGGATTAGCTAACAGTCTGATGCTTATTGCTTAATTTATTCTGTGAATCATTGATAGGTATTATGGAACCCTTTTGAGGATATTGTCCCAAGAGCGAAGCTTGCAAAAGCTTTACCTTCTGAAGTAACAACtgagaagaaagatgcaaagcataAAGCTACTAAGTAAGATTATTTTTCCTGACTTCTAACTGAAGCAGTTATTTAGAAAGTGATATAGTTTTCATCAATATCTTACGTTTTAACAAACCCTTTTCTGTTTCCCTCAGAAAGTTGAACTTGCTTTCATTTggagaagaagcagaagaggaggAGAAAGAGCTTGCAGCTGTGAGTACAAGGATAAGAAGCAGTCATGACGTCTTGGATGATCCACGTCTGCTGAAGGAAGAAAAACATGATCAAGCTTTGGTAATGACTATGTTTTTGCTATGATATGCCAATCCTGCATCATCTCTATCTAGAAAAGTATCAAGCCCTCTACCTTATAGTTGCAATGTCAGAAAAACTAGTAAAATTATGACAATCTCTGGTAAGGAGTATATGTACATAAAGTAGTGCAGTCTTTCTTTGTATCTCATTCCGCTTATACATTGTAAGCAAGGGAAGCTCAATTTTAGTTTCTTCAAAGCATTAGCCAAGCAGAATTGAGTTTTCCTGCATGGGGGTTAAGGAGGCTTCTGATATATTACTAGCTTCCTTGCTTCTGTGTCCCTTTCCCTCCAAGTAAAACAGCCCTTTACTAGCTCATCACAAGTATTCTTTTTGTTAAGTTCAAAGAATGCGCTTTCCTTAAATAGAATGTGTTGAGAAGCACTGAGATTGCATCCTAGTGCTCAAATTTCTGCTCTAAAGAAGATACCTGATATAAATCCATCCAGGAAGCATGATATAGCCCATAATCACAATTTGATCCACCCCATTGTAAGGTTCTACTCAATAACCTATAGTTTTCTTTTCCCAATAGGAGAGGAGTAACCGTTCATTGGATAGTTGCGTATTTGCCTTAGCGTTACAAGGATGGTTGCGTGTTAGCCTACCTGTCATGGTTGTCAGGTTTGGTGTCTTATGTATTAGACTTTGGCTCATTACAACCTAACTCTCCAAAATTACTACAATGTTGCTCTCACATTATCGCCTAACTTCCTTGTTATAGTCCCAAATCTATGCATACTGCTAATATTATGTGCTAAACATTACCTCCATATTTACCACAACTAGCTACTGTTGGGTTCCTTTCTTGTCCTTGTAATATTTTATCAATACTCTTTGTTCACAAAAAATATTGGTAATCAGTGCGGCTTTCATTCCACATTCAACCACTATGTCATATCATATTTGAATCATTTGCATGGAGGTACAATTATCATTATTGTTACGCTAATTCCAGCTTCGTCTCCTATTTTATTCCCAATGACTTCCTCTTCAGCATCTCAAAACCTTGCAGGAGTTGTAAGATCATGCGTGTCACTCTCAGCATTATGGTCAACTTTTGGATTTTGTAGTCTTGTCACTGTTGTCTCCTCAATCATTGTTACTTTTGCATTTTTTGTTAAGTAAGCTGTCATAAGCACCAGATTGATGTGTTCATAGGATTTATATATGGTTTTGGTTTCACGCCTTGGAAATAGTCTCTTGCAAATATGCAAGGTAAGACTACGTGCAATTATGTTGTGTAATTATGTACATGGTAAGCCAAGGTATGTGCAAGGTAATTATGTGTAATTATGTGCAAGGTAAGCCAAGGTAAGACTACATGCAATCGACTCAATGTGGTTCtgcccttccccgaaccctgtgCATAGTAGGAGCATGCTGCACTTGGCTGCCGTTTCTTCAGTACATATTATGTTGTAGGGCAAATAACACAGTGGAAAACTGCTCATGCAGGACTCAAATGAAGGAAAATCGACAAGGGATGTTCAGTTGACAATCAGAGAAGCTTTGGGATCAAAGAAAGAAGCGTCTCGTAAAGAATCAGAAGCTGGTTTTCATGAATCCCTTGATAACAGTGATGAAGACGAGGCTGGCTTTGATGCACGTATGCGTCAGCAGATACTAAAAAGGAGGAAGGAGCTTGGCgatccaccacccaaacaaaaatTGCTCAGAGGTAAAAACATCTATTCAAATACGAAGACTAAAACCACTTTTGCAGCACACAATGTGGTCTCGTTATGTTTGTTTTATGACAACTCGTCGCCAAGTATCTTCTTTAAATATCTTGCAAATTCTAAGGCATTTTGTGGTGCTCCCACATATGCTTTCATTGCTGTTAGTTCATTTGTTTGAATAAGCTTAGTTACCTGGAACTTCTTTTATAAAGTTCATTTGTGGGTGCAGCACACTGAAACTAGGAATTATAGACTCTTTCTTACATGTACTAAATCTTGCTCTATCCCTTCATAGCTTCTCTTGTTTCTCTTTCTATATGACCCATATACATATATGAGTTATAGTGGAGCAACTTTCCATGTATGCGTCTTCTTTACATTCCTTTGAAAGCCTATCTGAACAATACCTCTTTCACAATATCTGGCATGGACATGTTAACTTGAACCATCTCAAAATTATCACACCACAATCGAGCAGTTATCTGACAATGTAATAGGAGATTATCCACGTCTTCACCCGAGCTCTGTCCCGTCTGTCAAATCTCAGAAGTAGTTACTctaacatttttttcaatttgCGTGCTACACCGACCGGTGTCTATAATAGGGACATGAAATATGTGAGAATGCTTGATAGTGCTCTTAATCTACTGCCTTCTCTCGACAAATATCCTTTTTTCCATTTTGTGTGTCTCTTCTTACTATTTCTATTACCGCGTTCTATCTTGCTCGGTCCTTGTTAGATGCTCCTAGGTGCAACGGAGATAGGTGGTGGGAAGAGCTCTAACCTTGTAGTTCAACACCTGTACTAGATTCTCAATGTTCTCCACTTCACCCACTGAGATGATTTCACATTGAACTTACCACAGATCAGAATGTTTTTACCATGTAAATTGCACAAATTTATGTGTTTATAGGCCTGTAACTGTTTAGTGCTAGCACACCCCAGTTTTACATGTATACTTGTATACAATTTTTTCTTACGTGGCTTCATTTTGGTTaagctttgttaaattttttgaTCATTTTGCGTTCATCAAAGAGGAATTTAATCATTTTGCATTAATCTTTTCAGAGAATGGTAATGCAAGAAATCGTTCGCCATCTTCTCCAAGGTGCAGGTTTAATCTTATTTCCCTCCATGCTGTTCTCGTTCTTATAGCACATTGCCATCTCAAAATACAACAGTAGCTGAATATCTAGTTTCTTGAGCATATGCTCTTTAACCATCTGCTTGTGTCCAGCATTTATTACGGTCTACTTTTGTTGAACTACATGAATATGCTTTTTATATGAGATGGTTGGGTGGACGACCTGTAAATTAACACTTATTACTGTTTGTTGGATAGCAGGTTACTGACAATATTAAGTTGTGAAATAGGAAGTTATTGAAGCTTAAATATGAGAAATTTAGTAAATTGGATAGCATGGTTAAGAAAAGGCTTCAAACTTTGATTGAGATGATGGATTTACTTCTTTTCTATATTACATGTTGTATGCTAAGGAAAGCCTTGTTTGCTGGCGCATCTCCTTTTGAAAGGGTGGAAAATGCTTTTCTACAAATGAGGGTATGCCTTTTGTTTTCTGTTAAATTCTTGAAGCACCCATGAGGTGCTAATTAGTAGAGATGATTGTGGAGAACTATATTTTGGCATAGGTTCATTTCGATTGGTGTACCACTTATATATTGGGGTTGTTCTCACGAAATTTGTACAATTGTTACTTTATGGTAATTCACTGCCTGCTCACTCCTATTGATACCATCAGGCATCTTGGTATGGGCACAATTAGATGAAAAGGTTGAAATAACAAGGAACTAAAGATGTGGTCAAAGATGAGGTTATCTGATCTGGGTGACTTCAGTATTTTTTTCATCTCCTTTTTGCTGACACACTATTTTTCTCGAGTAATTTGTTGCTTGCCATGCGTCCAAGGATGCATGGTTGAGATTGGGATACTGATAGCCATTAATGCTACACTCATTAAACTGCAGTTTGATTTCAAGTGGTTTAGGTTGTATGCACTCTCCTGCCACATAATGAACTGTTTGATTTACAGATTACATTCAGAACTATATTCTCTTCTGGTGCAAAAGATGACTATCTTGAGAAAATcctttatataattttttttctaacATAAAATTTGTGCTTCTCTTTCCCTCAACACATTTGAAAGCTCATTAGTTGCAGGTTGCAGCTCAATGATCATAATTTGATTTTAGTAGGTCTGATGCTGAACATGACGATGACCGGCCAAAAGTGGATAAGTTGGCTCTTAAGAGAAAAGGAATAGGATCGGAAGCGAGGGCTGAACGTATGGCCAATGCAGATACAGACCTACAGTTGTTGTCTGGCCCTGAACGAGAAAGACAGCTGCTAAAGCAAAAAAGACGAGGACGAAAAGGACATGAGGAAGACGTATGCCTCTGAATACTGTTAGATTTTCCTTTTCTGGTTTAtgttttgtaattattttttctggggaacaaaaaacaaaaaagaaaacaaaaaggggaCTTTATCTGTAGGACGTAGACTACGGGAATGCACATACAGGCTGACACATACAGATGCACATCCTTTATTGAGCTTAAGACGCTAATGTTAGTTAAGGTAGATGATATCCAGGGATTGGAAATACCCCATCCAGCCCAGGAGCGCACACAGACACGGACACTTAAAGTTTTCTCCCTCTGAATAGAAGAAGGAATTTTGGGGATGAAACAAAGCTTCACTGAACGAGATGTGTCTTTATGGATCCGTTTGCATATATAAGTGCCCATCCTCCTTCcccaccaaaaaaagaaaaagaatttttttttggtgACTATTGGAAAACTCGCTGTTGCGTTGAACCAAGAGCGATTTCTTCCATTTTATGTCCCTCTTGACACGTGGTAATTagggttcttttttttttttttttttttttgctgtggCAGTACAGACAAAAtgaactaaattttctttgattttcgtTTTCTATGTTTGATGCATTATATCTTTTGCTTTTGCATAGTTTACAGGGTTTGTGTTGGATCCCTTTTTAATGGATGTTCATCCATGGTCTCTGTTACAGGAGTTCTTCCATTTTCTGAATGTTGTTTAAACATCTTAAATGAAAAATATCTGAAATCTTGTCTCTATGTTAATTCCAATATGTAGGAAAATTTTCATGTTGAGTTTTCTCAGTAATAGTTAAAAGACGTTAACTATGGATTCAGGCTGATTTAAGTTTGGACTTATATGGAATGGATATGTGTTCTTGCTGGCATCTCTATTCTATGCGTTTCTGCAGTTTGCTCATTATTTTTGTATGTCTGTTAGGTGTTGGCAAAACTGGAGAAGTTTAAGTCTGGAGTTTTTGCTAAATCCAATGGATCTACTAATGCTGGCAAGGAGGAAGAGTTATCCGATTGGGCAGCAGTTACACTAAAATTCGCTCCTGAACCTGGAAAGGTACTTGTTCAATAACTTGTTCTCGGGATGGTTGGAAACTTATGAAAAGCATAATTCTTCATTGTTAGGCTCTATACGTGCTTGCTTTCTGGAGTTTCTTGCTTTGGGGGCAGTGAAGATTAAATAGGAATCAAACTTCACTGAATTTGAATGTGAATCCCCAAGACCTTCATGTTTATTATGTTCATTTCTACTTTTTAAATTATTGGTTTCATCGGCAGGATAAAATGTCTCGTACTGAGGACCCCAACGATTATGTGGTACACGATCCTCTTCTggagaaaggaaaagagaagttCAATAAAATGATGGCCAAGCAAAAGCGACGAGAAAGGGAATGGGCTGGCAAATCTCTTACTTGAGCTGATCTTCCAGCTGAAGAAAGTTGAAGATTGAAGTGCTATTTGTGAGGTTACTCAGTATTCATATTGAAGTGGCAATGATGTTGGTTCCTCTCTTTTTTGAAGGAAAGAGCTGTATAGCTCGTTGGACTATGGCATTTTGAGTCCCAATGTCCTCTTCCGGAAAGAAGTTACATAAAGTGCCGGACCAAAAATACATCTGGTGATATGTATTTTTCCTGTCCTGTGATCATTTCCTTTTATTCAAAATGGATAGGAAATGTTGTACCAATATACTTTTGATTTCAAAGGAATGTGGAAATGATCTTAAGAATCTAAATATTTAACATTCCCATTAATATGGCTCCAAATCTGCTCATAATGGACTAAACAATGGTCTCTTATGTTTGAGGTTTTGTTCAAAGTAGTCCCTTAAGTATGTACTGAGTAGTTTTGGTCCTTTAAGTTTGTCAAAAGTTAACACTTTTGGTCTTTGTACGAAATTTAACAAATTATGTTTTGTTAGATTTGACGAAAGTTGTGAAAAAAAACAATTAACCCTAAACACTAGGACGGTCTCATCAAATCGTAAAAAATGTAACACAAAAAATTGCAATAGACACTAAAAAGATAAAAACAGTAGAAAATACACCTCAAAAAGCAGAACCAGATTCAAGAAATGGATAAAAAAGtagcaaaaattacaaaaattgtaCCTCTAGTTGTCAATTCCTCTATTTTTTTAACAATTCCCATGAAATCGAACTGATAGAGAAATATTTAACGGAGACCAAAAGTGTGAACTTTTGGCAAACTTGAAGGACGAAAATTGCTTAATGTATACTTAAAGGGCTACTTTGACCCTACCCTCAAACATACGGGATCAATTTTGTCATCTTCTTGGACTACATCTCAAACCATTATATTCTCTTTCCCTATGGCCAATTGGCCATTCCCTCCTTGGACCAGTTACTCTATACCTAAAATTAACTCAAGCAaatgtgtaaaaaaaaaatttcggaGAGAGTAACATTTTATCTAGATTATAGTTTCTACTCAACTAGCACAACAACTTGCAAaaagacaaatattttttttaataaattccaTCCTTATGACGGAGGAGTTAGGCCAGACTCCAACTTATTCATTCCAAAAAATCATAATTACACGGAGAAGGACATACACCTTGGCTTCTATTACATGATGAAGGTTGATTGAAACCAACCTTTGTAGAAACTGAGAGACTTTAATAGACAAAAGATTGAGGGCCTCTTCCCTAAGCCTAGGAAACTTGAAGAGTTTGTAAGTAGGAATTATATATAGATATGTAACAACGGACCAAATATTATTGTTGGACTCCATTAGTAATCATATaacacttctttcttattttgaACCTAAACTTGGGCATCCCATCTTGATCAAACTTCAAAAGAGCTCTAACTTGACTAGGCATAGAAACATCTTCATTGAAGACATCATGGGTTCTTGTAATTACCCCCAAGTTTACCAAGAAATCTGCAATAGAGCTACCTTCTCTAAAAATATGTACAAACAAAAAGTTGCTAGTTGTTATGATCTCCTAAATCTGATCCACAATGGGTTTGATTTGCCACTGAGTCTGTCTCCTCTTATTAATCATGTTAACAATCATAAGGGAATCAGATTCAATCACAACATTTGTGAGGCCCATAGTCTTCACATATGAAGACCTTGTAGTATGGCCTTTGCTTCAGCAATATTATTGGTACACTGCCCCATAAAAACCAAAGAAGCCTTGAGCAAATTGCCATTGTGATTTCTGATTATACCTCCTCCACATGCTATCCAGGATTACCCTTGCTACAAGTCTACAACCATCCACAATAAGCTTGACCTAGCCTTGTGAAGGCTTCTCCCAAATAATAACCCGGGATTGGATTACAGGTTTCAAATTATCAACAGCTTTACATTTATCATGCAATGAAGTAGGAAGCTGTATGGTAGGAAAGTGACATTTAAGAATGAGGTTGATAAGGTTGGTAACTTGATGGATAATATACCAGCTAGACATATTCTTGTTATCAAATCTGTCCGCACACCTATTTTTCAATATCTCCCAGCAAATTACCAAAGGAAGACACTGAATTATAGTAGCATGGACATCATTCTTAGATTTGGTCAGCCACCACATCATAAGTCTTGGTCTAATGTAATAGTTGTTGTATTGAACATGGCTAGCATTGCAAAAGTAGGACCAAACCATTTCAACAATCTGGCTCCCACTAAGAAGGTGGTCGACATCTTCTTCCTTATAGATGAAACAACAAAAACATCAGGATGGAATTACCACACCAAACTTTCTGAGGGTATCATCAgtagcaattttttttttgtaaaaacctTTTTCACAAAGAAAGAAATTTTAAATGGATACCTTTATGCCAAATTTTCCTACTAGAAAGAATGCCCCCTTTTTATTTCCTTAAGTATTTGCCAAGCAGATTTGGTGGAAAAAATTCTAAATTGGTTCAGGGAGCCAGTAAGAGTAGTCTTTACTGCTTCCATTATTCTCAAGCTTTTCAATGGTGTTGACCACATTCATAGGGAGTAAAATGAAGTTTGTCATAGTTTCATATCCCATTCTGAATGAATTCTTTTACTTGAATATGCTTAGAAGCCATCTCCAGATGGATAAAAGATGCTAGAGCACCCAAACCTATCCAATTATCCCACCAGAATGCCACATCCCCAATACCAATCTTTCATAGGATATTAGGTTCAACATCCTTCTTGATGTCCATCATCTTCCTCCATGTATGTGAGTAgccataattttatttttttccccaCGGGGTGGGATCTTTTGCAATAATTAGACTAAAAAAATTCCTTCAAAAGAGTATTATGAGTCCTAAAGTTCCACCATAGTTTGGTCGAGAAAGCCTTGCACACATCCTGTAGAGCTCTAAAACCAACTATAATAAGTAATGTGTTCTTTGTTTTGATAATCTAACAAACTTCATATGAGAACCAGATAGATAACCTAATACATTTGGTTCCTTCATGTTCAAAGCAACAAGTCAAGGTTTGGCACAAGTCTCAATGAAATTAGATAAGGGAACATATAGAGATTA includes the following:
- the LOC107815864 gene encoding peptidyl-prolyl cis-trans isomerase CYP57 isoform X3, producing MSTVYVLEPPTKGKVVLNTTYGPIDIELWPKEAPKAVRNFVQLCLEGYYDNTIFHRVIKSFLVQGGDPTGTGTGGESIYGGVFPDEFHSRLRFKHRGLVACAGADSPNSNASQFFMTLDRCDFLDKKHTIFGKVSGDSIYNLITLGEVETGKDDRPVDPPPKILSVEVLWNPFEDIVPRAKLAKALPSEVTTEKKDAKHKATKKLNLLSFGEEAEEEEKELAAVSTRIRSSHDVLDDPRLLKEEKHDQALDSNEGKSTRDVQLTIREALGSKKEASRKESEAGFHESLDNSDEDEAGFDARMRQQILKRRKELGDPPPKQKLLRENGNARNRSPSSPSRSDAEHDDDRPKVDKLALKRKGIGSEARAERMANADTDLQLLSGPERERQLLKQKRRGRKGHEEDVLAKLEKFKSGVFAKSNGSTNAGKEEELSDWAAVTLKFAPEPGKDKMSRTEDPNDYVVHDPLLEKGKEKFNKMMAKQKRREREWAGKSLT
- the LOC107815864 gene encoding peptidyl-prolyl cis-trans isomerase CYP57 isoform X1, producing the protein MSTVYVLEPPTKGKVVLNTTYGPIDIELWPKEAPKAVRNFVQLCLEGYYDNTIFHRVIKSFLVQGGDPTGTGTGGESIYGGVFPDEFHSRLRFKHRGLVACAGADSPNSNASQFFMTLDRCDFLDKKHTIFGKVSGDSIYNLITLGEVETGKDDRPVDPPPKILSVEVLWNPFEDIVPRAKLAKALPSEVTTEKKDAKHKATKKLNLLSFGEEAEEEEKELAAVSTRIRSSHDVLDDPRLLKEEKHDQALDSNEGKSTRDVQLTIREALGSKKEASRKESEAGFHESLDNSDEDEAGFDARMRQQILKRRKELGDPPPKQKLLRENGNARNRSPSSPRCSRSDAEHDDDRPKVDKLALKRKGIGSEARAERMANADTDLQLLSGPERERQLLKQKRRGRKGHEEDVLAKLEKFKSGVFAKSNGSTNAGKEEELSDWAAVTLKFAPEPGKDKMSRTEDPNDYVVHDPLLEKGKEKFNKMMAKQKRREREWAGKSLT
- the LOC107815864 gene encoding peptidyl-prolyl cis-trans isomerase CYP57 isoform X4, yielding MSTVYVLEPPTKGKVVLNTTYGPIDIELWPKEAPKAVRNFVQLCLEGYYDNTIFHRVIKSFLVQGGDPTGTGTGGESIYGGVFPDEFHSRLRFKHRGLVACAGADSPNSNASQFFMTLDRCDFLDKKHTIFGKVSGDSIYNLITLGEVETGKDDRPVDPPPKILSVEVLWNPFEDIVPRAKLAKALPSEVTTEKKDAKHKATKKLNLLSFGEEAEEEEKELAAVSTRIRSSHDVLDDPRLLKEEKHDQALDSNEGKSTRDVQLTIREALGSKKEASRKESEAGFHESLDNSDEDEAGFDARMRQQILKRRKELGDPPPKQKLLRENGNARNRSPSSPRSDAEHDDDRPKVDKLALKRKGIGSEARAERMANADTDLQLLSGPERERQLLKQKRRGRKGHEEDVLAKLEKFKSGVFAKSNGSTNAGKEEELSDWAAVTLKFAPEPGKDKMSRTEDPNDYVVHDPLLEKGKEKFNKMMAKQKRREREWAGKSLT
- the LOC107815864 gene encoding peptidyl-prolyl cis-trans isomerase CYP57 isoform X2, with the translated sequence MSTVYVLEPPTKGKVVLNTTYGPIDIELWPKEAPKAVRNFVQLCLEGYYDNTIFHRVIKSFLVQGGDPTGTGTGGESIYGGVFPDEFHSRLRFKHRGLVACAGADSPNSNASQFFMTLDRCDFLDKKHTIFGKVSGDSIYNLITLGEVETGKDDRPVDPPPKILSVEVLWNPFEDIVPRAKLAKALPSEVTTEKKDAKHKATKKLNLLSFGEEAEEEEKELAAVSTRIRSSHDVLDDPRLLKEEKHDQALDSNEGKSTRDVQLTIREALGSKKEASRKESEAGFHESLDNSDEDEAGFDARMRQQILKRRKELGDPPPKQKLLRENGNARNRSPSSPRCRSDAEHDDDRPKVDKLALKRKGIGSEARAERMANADTDLQLLSGPERERQLLKQKRRGRKGHEEDVLAKLEKFKSGVFAKSNGSTNAGKEEELSDWAAVTLKFAPEPGKDKMSRTEDPNDYVVHDPLLEKGKEKFNKMMAKQKRREREWAGKSLT